One genomic region from Planctomycetaceae bacterium encodes:
- a CDS encoding PSD1 and planctomycete cytochrome C domain-containing protein, giving the protein MTLYIIVSIFKTDRPIHFDSSVLQSWWLFSMRQENYIGALRPTRTTKPKLANMRRTASKREHATDAHGTHQVNRLQTAIRTLLTLLTLAGSKDAVVAQPPAPATNETSVNFREQVLPILATNCFACHGADEEARQADLRLDLPADANASPDSSASRAIVAHQPDRSELMIRILSEDAELKMPPPDSGHSLQPAEIQLLKQWIEQGAAYETHWAFVRPALPSVPSVKRSEWCRNPIDNFVAAKLEELTLAPAAHADPYALIRRVYLDLTGLPPTPEAADKFAADPSQDAFAAVVDQLLASPQFGEHWARMWLDLARYADTKGYEKDQPRTIWRYRDWVIEAFNKDMPFDQFTREQLAGDLLPEATTSQMLATAFHRNTMTNDEGGTDNEEFRIAAVKDRVDTTVQVWMGLTMGCAKCHSHKYDPITQREYYQFMAYFNQTEDEDRPDDSPKLPTPTPQQQQQLDSIQKQIADTQSQLDQLTASLPEQKVNWERTLAGQTTWKIVTPETAEASHGSTLTIQDDGSVLASGALPGTDVYQITLTENGPITALRLEALTHKSLPRKGPGRTRGDPNFVLSELTVERIDAEGQALQTIPLSNAKADFSQTNWDVTKAIDGDSATGWAISPQQGQPHVAIFEFSSPLSIPQGQSLRIRLSQQYPANSLLLGCVRFSVTSEPFESLTPSFPLLAEIAGIPDSLRTDEQRQQLTEAFQKQNDQTAPLAKQRDALKAQVDSIHQQIPLTPVMRDRNPERQRKNVIHVRGNFLQPGDEVQAALPQAFGEAPDAGNRLAVANWILSPSNPLTSRVLANRLWARLFGRGIVETEEDFGIQGTVPTHPELLDWLAIQIQETHQWSIKRMLRTMVLSSTYQQSSHISPASRQRDPDNRWLSRSPRFRLSAEVVRDQSLFVSGLLTNKIGGPSVMPPQPEGIWRATYSSMKWESAENEDRYRRGLYTFLRRTSPYPSMITFDAGSGEVCQLRRIRTNTPLQALVTLNDPVFVEAAGALARTAIDQGEGTSIDHDLKATSDVIRKMFRRALVRKANPQELNRLLSLFEEARRSFSSGESCGIPAIRTLETTGKQSGQYQCGGLHCSRQRHSESGRNADETITHQAGNRHQVMS; this is encoded by the coding sequence ATGACGCTGTACATTATTGTTTCCATATTCAAAACCGATCGCCCCATCCACTTTGACTCATCGGTCCTGCAAAGCTGGTGGCTGTTCTCGATGCGACAGGAAAACTACATTGGAGCACTCCGCCCCACAAGGACTACAAAGCCAAAGCTCGCCAACATGCGAAGAACAGCCTCCAAACGAGAACACGCGACTGATGCACACGGCACTCATCAGGTCAACAGATTACAGACCGCCATTCGAACATTATTGACGCTGTTGACGCTCGCAGGATCAAAAGACGCAGTGGTTGCTCAGCCACCCGCGCCAGCGACGAATGAGACGTCCGTCAATTTTCGTGAACAAGTGCTGCCAATTCTTGCGACGAACTGCTTTGCCTGCCACGGTGCTGATGAAGAGGCGCGGCAGGCAGACCTGCGACTCGACCTTCCTGCAGACGCAAACGCATCTCCGGACTCCTCCGCATCCCGAGCCATTGTTGCTCATCAGCCGGACCGGAGTGAATTGATGATCCGCATTCTCTCGGAAGATGCCGAATTGAAAATGCCCCCTCCCGACTCCGGCCACTCGCTGCAGCCGGCGGAAATACAGTTGCTGAAACAATGGATCGAACAGGGTGCCGCCTACGAGACGCACTGGGCATTCGTCCGCCCTGCTCTTCCCAGTGTCCCGAGTGTCAAACGAAGTGAATGGTGTCGGAATCCAATTGACAACTTTGTTGCCGCAAAGCTCGAAGAGCTGACTCTGGCCCCCGCCGCGCATGCAGATCCTTATGCGCTAATCCGCCGAGTCTATCTGGACCTGACAGGGCTGCCTCCCACACCAGAGGCTGCGGACAAATTCGCAGCTGATCCCTCACAGGACGCATTCGCGGCTGTCGTCGATCAGTTGCTCGCCTCACCACAATTTGGCGAACACTGGGCGAGGATGTGGCTGGATCTCGCTCGCTACGCCGACACTAAAGGCTACGAGAAAGATCAGCCCAGAACGATCTGGCGATATCGAGACTGGGTGATCGAAGCGTTTAACAAGGACATGCCCTTTGATCAGTTCACCCGAGAACAACTTGCTGGTGATCTGTTACCTGAGGCAACGACCAGTCAGATGCTGGCAACAGCATTTCACAGAAATACGATGACGAATGACGAAGGCGGAACCGACAACGAAGAGTTTCGAATTGCTGCTGTTAAAGATCGCGTTGATACCACAGTTCAGGTATGGATGGGTCTGACCATGGGTTGTGCGAAATGCCATTCGCATAAATACGATCCCATCACTCAGCGCGAGTACTACCAGTTCATGGCCTACTTCAATCAGACTGAGGATGAGGATCGACCCGACGACTCACCAAAGCTGCCCACCCCAACACCGCAGCAACAACAACAGCTCGACAGTATCCAAAAGCAAATCGCTGACACGCAATCACAACTGGATCAGCTGACAGCATCGCTGCCTGAGCAGAAAGTCAACTGGGAAAGGACTCTTGCGGGACAAACCACGTGGAAGATCGTGACTCCTGAAACAGCAGAAGCATCCCATGGCTCGACACTGACAATCCAGGACGATGGCAGTGTGCTCGCCAGCGGAGCACTTCCGGGAACCGATGTTTATCAAATCACTCTGACCGAAAACGGACCCATCACGGCCTTGCGACTGGAAGCCCTGACACACAAGTCACTGCCTCGCAAGGGACCGGGCAGAACCAGGGGAGATCCAAACTTTGTTCTCAGCGAACTCACTGTTGAACGAATCGACGCAGAGGGTCAGGCCCTGCAAACCATCCCGCTCAGCAATGCCAAAGCGGACTTCTCACAAACCAACTGGGACGTCACAAAGGCGATTGATGGCGATTCAGCAACGGGATGGGCAATCTCACCGCAACAGGGCCAGCCGCACGTCGCCATTTTTGAATTCAGTTCGCCTCTGTCGATCCCGCAAGGACAATCACTGCGAATTCGGCTTTCGCAGCAATACCCGGCCAATAGTCTGCTGCTGGGCTGTGTTCGATTCTCAGTTACGTCTGAACCATTCGAAAGCCTGACACCGTCCTTTCCGCTTCTGGCTGAGATCGCTGGAATTCCCGACTCACTTCGCACCGATGAACAACGTCAGCAGTTGACCGAAGCCTTCCAGAAACAGAATGACCAGACAGCACCACTCGCGAAGCAACGCGATGCCCTGAAGGCTCAGGTAGACAGCATTCACCAGCAAATTCCATTGACGCCTGTCATGCGAGACAGAAACCCGGAACGCCAACGGAAAAATGTGATCCATGTTCGCGGCAATTTCCTGCAACCTGGCGATGAAGTACAGGCGGCCTTGCCACAGGCGTTTGGAGAAGCACCAGACGCAGGAAACCGACTTGCCGTGGCCAACTGGATTCTGTCACCATCCAATCCACTCACCTCTCGCGTGCTGGCAAATCGACTCTGGGCTCGTTTGTTCGGACGCGGCATCGTTGAAACCGAAGAAGACTTCGGGATTCAGGGGACCGTTCCGACCCATCCGGAACTTCTGGACTGGCTGGCCATTCAAATCCAGGAGACTCACCAGTGGTCCATTAAAAGGATGCTGCGCACCATGGTTCTGTCTTCAACTTACCAGCAAAGCAGCCATATTTCACCGGCGTCCCGGCAACGAGATCCCGATAACAGATGGCTAAGCCGAAGTCCGCGTTTCCGCTTGTCAGCAGAAGTCGTGAGAGATCAGTCATTATTCGTATCCGGATTACTTACGAATAAGATCGGTGGCCCGTCAGTCATGCCACCGCAGCCGGAAGGCATCTGGAGAGCGACGTACAGTTCAATGAAATGGGAATCTGCTGAAAACGAAGATCGTTATCGGCGAGGCCTTTACACGTTTCTTCGCCGGACCAGCCCCTACCCTTCCATGATCACCTTCGACGCTGGCAGCGGCGAAGTTTGTCAGCTGAGACGCATCCGAACGAACACACCTCTTCAGGCACTGGTCACACTGAACGACCCGGTGTTTGTCGAAGCCGCCGGAGCTCTCGCACGCACAGCAATTGATCAGGGGGAAGGAACAAGCATCGATCACGACCTGAAGGCAACAAGCGACGTCATTCGAAAGATGTTCCGAAGGGCACTTGTGCGAAAAGCAAACCCGCAGGAACTCAATCGCCTTCTTTCGCTGTTCGAAGAAGCCCGTCGCTCCTTTTCATCCGGGGAATCTTGTGGAATTCCTGCAATCCGCACGCTTGAAACCACAGGAAAACAATCAGGCCAATATCAATGCGGCGGCCTTCACTGTAGTCGCCAGCGTCATTCTGAATCTGGACGAAATGCTGATGAAACCATAACCCATCAGGCCGGGAATCGACACCAAGTGATGAGCTGA